The region TTACTTTTGCAAGCGTATCTTGGTATGTAAGCGAGAGATGCTCCCACTTGGGAGTTTTTTTCACGCTGATTGTCCAAAGTTCTGATCGAGGAGGGGTTATTTAATGTCCAAGCGGGATGATGTGTCCACAACGCCAGATCGTCGTCGAGTACGAGTCTGGTTCGGTAAGCATCCCATCTGTGATGTGACGAAGCCTTCGGTGGAGGCCGCAACATACGAAGCTGGTATGCGCCGGCGATTCGCTGGCCTGAGGGTCACGAATCATGAGGTACTAGCCACTGGTGAGACGATCGACTAGAACGGGCAATTACGCCCGGGGAGAGCGCCCTCAGGATTAACACCCTGTTAAAGCCGCTCCTCCGGGCTCTTTCCTTTTCTGGAACTTATTTTGTTATAATAGGTATTATGTCTGAACGATTAGTCCTCTTGAATGCCGGTTACAGTACCCACAAGCCTAAAAAAGGCGACATTCCTTCTAATGAGGGGAAGATCCTCGACTTTATCGCAAGTCAGAGAAAAGACGAAAATGATGAAAATGATCCGGGTAGTACAACATTTGTACTGATTGACACTATATGGAGTAATAGATTCGGTGAAAACGACCCCGATACGGGTGAAAACAAATCCCTAGCTAGCCATTTAGGGTTACGAGCAGCCTTTACGACGCTTATTGACGATGATGAATACGCTAATAACGAATGGAAGAGTCAGATAAATGTCACTATTGGAACTGATCACCAAGTCGCAATGGAGAATGGTAAGCCTCTTTCGCAAATCGTGCGACTAGGCGAAGGTAAGGAAAAAGCACGAAATGCCTTAATCACGACGTTAGAGTTCAAATCGGCACTAGGGTCGAATGCTGTAAAATTACTAAAATTGGCAGCCGTCTATCCTCCCGAAACTGACCCCCATGCCCAGATGAGGCACATCAGTGGTCTTAATACAGCACTAAACGGCGAGGGTATTATACCTAGACCTTCTGGCTACCAGATAGTTGCCGGTGATCTTAACGGTCTGGATGAACACGCCCGCTACAAACCAGGACTCCCGAAGCTGGGCAGTAAACTTGTAGAACTTTGGGCCAAGAAAGCCGAGCGTTCCACAGATCCGAGTTACTGGGACAAAGTAGCGCTTACATTAGACAAACGTCTTGTGATACCAAAAATGCGATCGTTCAGGTATCTAGAAGCTGGAGCAGGCTCAACCTTCCATAGCCGGGCATCTATACTCGATCTAGATCGCATACACTACTACGGCCTTCGCAAAAAAGGAGCAAAAACTGTCGGAAAAGGCTTGTCTGATCATAGAGCTGTTGTGTTCGATTTCGATTTGTTATAGCGTAACCCTCGACAGTTCACAATCTTTTTGCTATAATCACAGATGAGTTTCCTCTTTTAAACCGTAGTGGTGATTTGAATGTGTACACACCCATCGGAAGTTAAAGGAATGACACGACGAGGACATGCTGAGTCCAGATCGTAATATAGGGACACCCCTTGTCCCATTTGTAATGAAATAACAGGAGTTTTCATGCCAACGATTAACCAATTGGTGCGAAAGCCACGCAAGACTGCTGGTAAAAAAAGTAAGTCACCTGCGCTTGGCCGCATCCACAACGCGCTAAAAACGCGTTACTATGATCAGAATAGCCCGCTAAAGCGTGGTGTTTGTATCAAAGTAACAACTAAGACACCTAAAAAGCCTAACTCGGCTCTTCGTAAGGTTGCACGTGTGCGCCTAACAAACGGCCAAGAGGTTTGGGCATACATTGGTGGCGAAGGTCACAACCTACAGGAACACGCCGTTGTGCTAGTTCGTGGTGGTCGTGTGCCAGACCTTCCAGGTGTTCGTTACCATATCGTACGTGGCGCCCTTGACCTTCAAGGCGTTGCAAAACGTCAACAAGGCCGTTCAAAGTACGGTGCTAAAAAGGAGGATAAAAAGTAATGCCTCGTAAAGTCACTAGAAAGCTTCAGCGCGAGCTAAAGCCTGACCGCAAATATCAGTCTGTACTTGTACAGCGCCTGATCAACAAGTCTATGATTGATGGTAAAAAACTAGTTGCTGAACGTGCGGTTTACGCTGCACTTGAAACAGCTGCGAAAAAGCTTGAAAGCGAAGACCCACTAGAGGTATTCGAAAAAGCGCTTCGTAACGTCGCTCCAAACTTCGAAGTTAAATCTCGTCGTGTTGGTGGTGCTAACTACCAAATTCCATTCCCAGTTCAGGGTCACCGCCAACTGCACTACGCGTACAGCTGGTTGGTTCAGTCTGCTCGTAACCGTAAAGGTATGCCATACTCTCAGCGCCTAGCGCTTGAAGTCGTCGACGCCTACAACGGTGCCGGTGCTGCTTTCAAAAAGAAAGAAGACACCCACAAAATGGCCGAAGCAAACCGTGCATTCGCACACTTCGCCCGAAGCTAATCTACAGTTTCAAAAAAACACCTCGCCGAAATGGCGAGGTGTTTTTGTTTAACGGCGCGAATTCCACTGGACAAATCCGCTTCGATGCAGCCACTGCATCAATCCGGTATTTCAGTGCGAGTTCATTGTCATAGGGTCAGCGCCACCTCGAATACCCGTGTCTAGCGCATTGATTTGTTCTATATCTTCAGTACTGAGCTCAAAATTGAAAACGTCGAAATTTTCTTTGATGCGTTCTTCGTGAACGGACTTTGGAATGACAATCAAGTCGTTTTGTAAGTGCCAACGAATAACAACCTGGGCGGCAGACTTATTGTACTTAGAGCCTATCTCCTTAATCACGGGATTATCTAGGACGGGCGTGACATCGTTTTTGCGTGATCCGCCGCCACCAGGACCGCCAATCGGACTCCACGACTCGACCTTTATATCATTACCTTTGCAGAACTCACGCATGGCAACCTGTTGGAAATAAGGGTGAAGCTCTACCTGGTTAACCGTAGGCAATATCACGGACTCTTTCATGAGTCGTTCCAGGTGTTCGATCGCGAAGTTACAAACACCAATTGCTTTTACTCGGCCGCTTTCATGTAGCTGCTCCATTGCTTTCCAGGTATCTAGATATTTATCTAGTTCTGGCGCAGGCCAGTGAATCAGATAAAGATCCACGTAATCTAGCCCTAGCTTCTTTAGACTAACGTCGAAGGCTTTTAGGGTAGAGTCAAACCCTTGGTCGCTGTTCCATACTTTTGTCGTGACAAATAACTCCTCGCGTTTGATGCCGCTGCGGCGAATTCCTTCACCGACACCCTGTTCGTTACCGTACACGGCTGCTGTATCAATTAGGCGATACCCAGCTTTAATTGCAGCATCAACAGCACTTGCCACTTCTTCGCCGTCTTTAGCATTCCAGACCCCTAGGCCGATTTGTGGCATAACCACACCATTATTTAACGTAATTGTTGGTTGAGACATTAGCCCTCCTTAATATCTCTATTATACGTTAAATCAAACTCCGAATACAGAAAACACGATGTCAAGTTGAGGGGAGAGAATTGACTAAAGTTATATTTTATTATATTATGATACAGATACGTCCAAGAACAGTGCGATCATTCTGAATTGGAGAAGTACATGAACACTACCGAGTCAAACGAGAACGGGTCGACTGGCAAGCGGCGGTACATCGCCATTGCGGTTGCGTCTACAGCTGTCTCTTTCGTTGTTTTCGTGTTTGCTATCGCGGTATCGTCGTGGGAATTCAACAAGACTCATGTATTGCATGGCGCGTACGTCGGGATCGGCATCGGCTTAGGTACGACCATCTGCGCCTGGTGGGATGACAAGAAGAAATCTAGGTCCTAGCTCTGACAGCGCCGTCCTGGATGTATCGCTACACGCGGGAGTAGCTTAATGCAGCGAGATTTTCATCGCGTTGCAGGTCCCGAAAGGTATAGATTTGTGGTTGAAAGTATTTTACTTTCGCCTGCTATATCTTACTGCTTTACAAATGTGTATTTGTACTGATGAGTCCAAAAGGACGAAAGCGGACAAAGAATTTCCAAATGAGCGGGAAGTGGACGACTAGCACTGGCATGCCCTTTCGCTTATACATAAGGTTACTGGGTAAAGTTCCGACCAGTAACACGTGACTTTTACACCGTAATCTGCTATAATGACAAGTAAAGAGTTATTTTTTATGCCTTAAATTTGGCCAAAAATAACGAAAATAATAAGCAAAGGAAGAGCAAGACACGCTATGGCACAAAAAAATGTCCCGCTAAAGGACTTTCGTAATATCGGTATTATCGCCCACATCGACGCGGGTAAAACAACCACAACTGAGGGTATTCTTTACCGTACTGGAATCAACCACAAAATTGGTGAGGTTCGTGGTGCTGACGGTGATAGTGCTACAACAGACTGGATGGCACAGGAAAAAGAACGTGGAATCACCATTACTTCTGCTGCCGTAACCGCATTCTGGAAGGGTCACAAGATCAACATCATCGACACCCCAGGACACATCGACTTCACTGCCGAAGTAGAACGTTCACTTCGTGTTCTTGACGGTGCCGTAACCGTATTCGACGGTAAGATGGGCGTAGAAGCCCAGACC is a window of Candidatus Saccharimonadales bacterium DNA encoding:
- a CDS encoding aldo/keto reductase; this encodes MSQPTITLNNGVVMPQIGLGVWNAKDGEEVASAVDAAIKAGYRLIDTAAVYGNEQGVGEGIRRSGIKREELFVTTKVWNSDQGFDSTLKAFDVSLKKLGLDYVDLYLIHWPAPELDKYLDTWKAMEQLHESGRVKAIGVCNFAIEHLERLMKESVILPTVNQVELHPYFQQVAMREFCKGNDIKVESWSPIGGPGGGGSRKNDVTPVLDNPVIKEIGSKYNKSAAQVVIRWHLQNDLIVIPKSVHEERIKENFDVFNFELSTEDIEQINALDTGIRGGADPMTMNSH
- the rpsL gene encoding 30S ribosomal protein S12, encoding MPTINQLVRKPRKTAGKKSKSPALGRIHNALKTRYYDQNSPLKRGVCIKVTTKTPKKPNSALRKVARVRLTNGQEVWAYIGGEGHNLQEHAVVLVRGGRVPDLPGVRYHIVRGALDLQGVAKRQQGRSKYGAKKEDKK
- the rpsG gene encoding 30S ribosomal protein S7 — translated: MPRKVTRKLQRELKPDRKYQSVLVQRLINKSMIDGKKLVAERAVYAALETAAKKLESEDPLEVFEKALRNVAPNFEVKSRRVGGANYQIPFPVQGHRQLHYAYSWLVQSARNRKGMPYSQRLALEVVDAYNGAGAAFKKKEDTHKMAEANRAFAHFARS